The sequence AGGATGTTATCGAAGCGATCTTGCCGGGTTCAAACACAATGTAGTGCTTTTCGCGACGATTCGTTTCGGGGTTCACAAGTTCAACCGTGTGCGGACCCGGCGGAATATTCGGAAAGACCAGCGGCGTCTGCCCGAGCGATCGCCCGTCCAGGCGCACCTCGGCCCAGGGATCGAGGTGCCCCACCGAGAGCGTGGCCGGCGCCGCGGGCGTCGGAGCGGGCGTCGGCGCCGGGGTCGGCGTCGGGG is a genomic window of bacterium containing:
- a CDS encoding PEGA domain-containing protein produces the protein PTPTPAPTPAPTPAAPATLSVGHLDPWAEVRLDGRSLGQTPLVFPNIPPGPHTVELVNPETNRREKHYIVFEPGKIASITSW